DNA from Planctomycetota bacterium:
AGCCGTGCAGGCTGCGGAAGAAGGCCTCGACCGCGCCGGGGGCGTCGGCCTCGAGCAGTTCCGGGCTCCACCGCACCTCGTGCCGCGCAACCTGCGTCATGACGTCCTCTCCGGGCGCGGCGTGCGCGCCCTCCGGACCGTCTGTATCGGTTGTGCCGACGGGGAGACTTGGGCGAAGGCGCGGGTTACGCGGAGACGCGCAGCGCGCTGCGCGAGGCGTGGGCCAGGGCCCGCTTGTGCACCTCGGTCTCGACCTCCACGATCCGGGGCAGGCCGACCTCGTTGCGCACCGTGCGCGCCGCCGAGCAGCCCAGCATGTCGCGCCACTCGGCGTCGTTCAGCAGTTCCTCGATCGCCGTTGCGAGCGCCTGCGGGTCGGCGTCGACGCGCAGCCCGTTCATCCCGTGCGTCACGACCTCCGCCAGGCCCGGCGCCTTCACCACCAGCACCGGCGCCCCGGCCGCCATGGCTTCCAGCACGGTCTTGGGGTGCCCTTCCAGTTCCGACGACTGGACGTACGCCGTGCACCGCGACATCCGCTCCACCAGTTCGCGGTGCGGGATGCGGCTGCGGAACCGGACCGGCGCGCCCAGTTCCTTCGCCAGCTTCTCGAGCGCGCCGCGCTGGTCGCCCTCGCCGATGATCTCCAGCACCACGTTCCTGCGGCGTTCTTCGGGCAGCAGCGCCACCGCACGCACCAGCAAATCGACGTTCTTGCGTTTCGAGAGCTGCCCGGCGTACAGCAGCGTGCCCGGCTCGCGGTCCTCGCTCGCGCGGGGCTCCACGTCGAGCAGCACGTAGTTCGGCACCACCACGCAGCGCGACGGCTCCAGCCCGTACCGCCACGCCAGGTCGTCCACCATGTCGCCGGTCGTCCCGACGACGATGTCCGCGGCCTGGCACAGGGCGCGCTCGCGCTGGGCGGCCGACAGGGCCGCGGCGCTCTGCGGGCCGTGCTCGTGCGCGACGAACCGCGTCCAGAGATAGCCCCCGCGGGCGATCAGCCCCGCGGCGCACCCGCTGGCGCGCAGCGCCCGGGTGATCTCCACCGCCGCCTCGCCGCCCTGCATCTGGTTCGTCTTCACCACCACCGACTCGCAGCCCGCGACCGCCGCCCGCACCCGCGCGGGCACCGTTCGGAGGTACTCCGCCGGCGACAGCCCGTCCTCGTTGCTCACGACCGTCAGTTTCGACGACTCCTCGGGCGTCAACTCCGGCTCCAGCGCCGCGCGGTCATCCCGCCCGCCGTAGGTCACCAGCACCAGCCGCCCGTACTGCGGCCCCAATGCTCGGTACAGCGCCCACTCGCGCTCCAGCATCCCCAGGTTCGCCCACGCGCGCAGTGACACCCCTTCCGTAAACACCAGCACCAGGCAGTCGGCGATCCCGCGGCCCATCTCCGCTTCTATCGGTCCGCCCGCCATCTCAATCCACCAGAGTCACCGGCACCCGACCACCCACTCGGGCGGGGGTACGACAGAACCGATCCCCCGCCGACGCGATTTGCGGGATGTGTTCGGGGCCGCACGTTCCGGCTGCGGCGGCCCGTCGGCCGATCTTGTGTGCGTGCCCGACCGCCCCGCCGTCGAGTTCGTCGTCCCCGCGTACAACGCCGCCGACACGCTGGCGGACACGCTGCGTTCGCTGGTCGCGCAATCCGAGCCGCGCTGGCGTGCGGTCGTGGTCGACGACGGCGGCCAGGACAACCCCGAGGCGGTGGTCGGCGAGATCAACGATCCGCGCATCCGGATCGAGCGTCGGACCAACGGCGGGCTTGCCGCCGCTCGCAACACGGGTTATCGGAGCACCACCGCGCCGGCGATCTGCTTCCTGGACGCCGACGACCTGGTCGAACCGGATTTCGCGCGGCGGATGCTGGCGCGGCTGCGCGACGCCGACGCCGCCGCGTGCTGGTTTCGGTATGTCGGGCCAATGCTCGACGATTTGGGCTGGACGTACCGCGTCGGGGAGCACGACCTGCACACCGATCGGCTGGCGGGCATGAACCCGCTGGGCGTCGGGGGCGTGGTGGTGCGGCGCGACGCGCTGGACCGCGTGCGCGGCGGCGGGGCGGTGTTCGACGAATCGCTGCCGGTCGTTGAGGACTGGGACCTGTGGCTGCGCCTCGACGCCATCGGCGCCCGCTGGGCCATTGAGCCGGCGGCGCTGTTCGTCTGCCGCCTGCGGGCCCAGTCGCTCTCGGCGGGCGTCGAACGCATGTGGCGCGAGGGGCTGCGCGTGGTTCGCACCAGCGCCGCGGCGGCGGCGCGGCGTGCGGGGCTTGATGAACGCGCGCTCGAACGGCGCTGGCACCTTCGCCACCTCGCGCGGGGGGTAGCGGCCGACGACGCCGGGCTCGTGCGCGCCATCCGCGCCGAACTGGGGCCCCTGACCGCCGACGACGACGCGGAACTGGTGGGCGCGCTGCGCGAAGCGTTCTGCCGGCGGCACGCCGTGGGCGAGCACGACGCGGGGATGCGCGCGGCCGCGTGGCGGGCGACGATCGCGCGCTGCCTGCCCGATCGGCCCGCGCTCGCGCCGCGCGTGTCGTGGACGCCCGGGCGCTGGGCGACGATCGCGCGCCGGGCCGCGGCGGCGGTGCCGGCCGGGGGAACGCTCGTGATCTATGGGCTCGGGCTCAACGGGCGGGCGGCGCTCGACGCGCTGGCCGATGGCCCCGTGCCGGTGGCGGCGATCGACGACCACCCGGGGGCGCACTGCCCGGTGCCGCGCCTCGGCGTGCACGACCTCACGTCGTCGCACCGCGTGCTCGTGACGCCCGACCGGCGCGAGACGATCGTGTCGCGTCTGCGCGAGGCGGGGATCGATCGCGTGCTGCTGCCCGAGATGTTCGAGGACGAACCGGCACGCCGCGCGTCGTGAGCGCGGGACCTAGGAGACGGCGTCGAGGAGCGTCGCGAGGCGGCCATCGATCGTCGCGGCGAGTTCGTCTCGCACGACGCGCCACCGGCGGAGGCGCAGGTCGCCCGCCCAGCGGGACGCGAGGCGTTCGTCGTCGAGCGGCGTGACGATGACGGCGCGCGTGTCGGGGCGGAGCGGATCCTTCGGGCGGAGTGAATCCTGGGGGCGCGAAGCACTGTGGTGGCTGAGCCCTTCTGGCCCCGAGGGTGGAAACGCGGGCGCGGAAGCCCCCGCCTGGGACGCGACAGCCGCGGAAGCCCCCGCGCCGGCGGGCAAACGATCGTCGTGGATGTCGACGTCGAGCCCGCGCGCTCGCGCCGCATCGACGAGCAGGCGCCCGTTCGTGCCATAGCCCGCGACGAGCACCGCGTCTGGCGGCTCGAGCCCGTGCAAGAGCGCGTCCATGATCGCCTCTGGCGCAACGAGCAGCGGCGCGAGGCACGCGGCGGCGTCGCGGGCGAAGCCCGGCGCGCCCCAGCCCGCACGTTCGCACGCGCGCCACCAGCGCAGCACCCCCGGCCACACCTCCCACGCCGACGCCGACGACTCGTGCACGGCGCGCACGAGCACCGGCGCCCACCGCGCAGCGTCGGCGGTGTGCGCGGGGGAGATCACCCCGGGGGCGTCGAGCGTCGGGTCGGCGCGCCACATGTCGACGGCGCGTTCGGGCGTGGCGTCGCCCGCCGCACGGAGCGTGCAGAACTCCAGCGCGGCGCGCGCGGGCGCACCGGCTCGCGCGGCGCGGCCGGCGGGCTCGAGCGCGAGCCGCTCGCGCGAGCGGGACAGGATCTCCCGCACCGCGCGCAGCATCCCCGCGACGTCGCTGCTGAGCCCCGCCGGCATGACGCGGTGGACCGACACGTCGGCGTCGACGGGCGTCCAGCGCAGCCCGCGGGCGGCGAGGCGCGACCAGAGGTCAAAGTCTTCGGCGGCGCGGCGCGCGGGGTCGAACTTCTCGGCGTCGTAGCGAGCGCGGCGCACAAGGTGCGAGCCCGTGCAGAGCGCGTTGCCGAGCGCGAGCCTGTGCTCGTCGACCACGCCGGGCCCGGCGGCGATGCGGTGCAGCGTGCGCCCGGCGGGGTCGCACAGCAGGGTCGCGCCGCACGCCGCGTCGCCCGCGCCCGCCCCGCCGAGCAGGCCTTCGAACCCGGCGGGCAGCAGCCAGTCGTCGGCGTCGAGAAAGTAAACGAACGCGCCCGAGGCCAGGCCGATCCCTTGGTTGCGGGCGATCGACGGGCCGGCGTTGGGCTGCGAGACCACGCGGATGCGCCGATCTCGGGCGGCGTACGCGCGGGCGAGCGCGCCCGTGCCGTCGGTCGAGCCGTCGTCCACGACGATCGCCTCCCACGCGGGGACGCTCTGCGCGAGCAGCGAGTCGAGCGCGCGGGCGAGCGTCGCCTCGGCGTTGAAGGCGGGGATGATCGACGAGACGAGCGGGGTCACGCGGCGGCCTCTCGCGGGTCGCGCGACGCAACGGCCTCGCGCACGAGGGCCGCCAGCGCGTCGCGCCAGCGCGGCGCACCCGGGAATCGCGGGGCCAGCGCCTCGTCGTGCAGGGGCGTCACGACCGGCGGCAGCCCCCACGGCGCGTCCATAGGCTCGGGCTCGACGCCCGGCGGGAGCGCGCCCAGCGCGCCGGGCGGACGGTCGTCTCGCACGCGCACGCGGAGCGAACGCTCAATGGCACGGGCGATCAGCGCGCGTCCGTTGCGCCCGCAGCCGACGACCGTGACGCCCGGGCCGGGCACGCGGTCGAGCAGGCGGTCGGCGATCGCGACCGGGTCGAGCAGTCGCGCGGCCGCCGCCCGGCGCGTGCCGCGTGGATCACGCAGCATGCCCGACGCGGCGCAGACGTCCCACCATCGCTCGGCAAGCGCCCACCACGCGGGCAGCCCGTCGGTCGGGCGAAGGAACGGGCGCTCGCACCGCCCGTACAGCACGCCCCAGTAGAGCGCCGCGGCGAACGCGTCCGGCTCGAGCGTGCCCGGCGCGAAGCCATCGTCGGGCGCCAGCCCGTCGCGCATCACGCCGAGCGCGAGACGCGCATCGCCCCCGGGCGCCACGGCGGCCATGGTCGCGTAGTCGAGCGCGAGACGCGCGAGCACGGCGCGTTCGCGCGCGGGAGAAGCGTCGCACGCGGGCCCCGGCGCGAGACGCGCCCGCGCGAAGCCGCCCCGCACCGACGATTGGCCCACGCGCAGCATCGCGCCGAAGTCGCGGCTCAGGCTGCGGGCGCGCAGGCGGTACCCCGCGACGAGCGCGGGCGTGCCGGCCCAGCGCACGCCGCGCGACGCGAGGCGCAGCCACAGGTCGTAGTCCTCGCCCACGCGGAGGCGCTCGTCGAAGCGGTCGTCGCCGAGGAGATCGCGCCGGAGCATGGTGGAATGCACGATGAACGGGTTGCCCGCGAGCAGTTCGTGTAGGCCGACGTCGTGGCGGGCCTCGTGGGGCGAGGCGTCGAGGAGCGTGGCACGCTCGTCGCGGAACTCGATCCCTCCGTACGCCGCCCCGGTGGCGCGGGGCGTGCGCTCGCAGGCGTCGACCAGCGCCGCCAGTGCGCCGGGGAGGGCGAGGTCGTCGGCGTCGAGGAAGTACACGTAGCGCCCGCGGCAGCGCGGGAGGCCGGCGTTGCGCGCCCCCGCGAGCCCGCGGTTGGCCTGGTGCACGAGCTCGAGGCGGGCGTCGTCCTGCGCGAGGGCGCGGACGAGCGCCGGGCCGTCGTCGGTCGAGCCGTCGTCAACGACGATGCAGTGCCAGTCGCGCAGCGACTGGGCGCGCAGCGACGCAAGCGTGTCTCGCACGGTGGACGCGCTGTTGAACAGCGGGACGACGACGCTGACGAGCGGGGGCGGGGTCATCGGGCGGCCTCCGCGCGCGGGCCGCGGACGGGCGCGAGCCGCCAGACATGCACGCCCCGCGCGCGGTGGGGCTCGCTCGCGCGCCAGATGGCGTCCGCGAACCGCTCGCTGGCGATGAGCACGTGCGCGCCGGGGGCGAGCGAGTCGGGGCGCGAGACGCGCAGGCCGTGCCGGGTGGTGTCGGGCGGGGCGTCGTCGACGATGGCGGCGATGGGCAGGGCGAGGTCGTGCTGGCGATCGATGATCCACGCGGCGCCGGCGCCCGCGCCCCACAGGGTGACCTCGCGCGCGCCCGCGTCGCGCATGTGCCGCCCGACGTCGCGCAGGCACGCGACGCGTCCGGCGTCGGCGGCGTGGTGCAGGGCGCCCGCGCGGCGCCAGTGCGCGAGCAGGTACGCGTGGATCCCCTCGCGGGACGGGCCGTCCCGTGTCAGGAGCGCGCCGATGGCGTCGGGGTCGGGCGCGTTCGCGGCGATCTGGCGGGCGAGCGCGTCGCGCAGGGCGCGCCGGGCCTGGGGGTCGGGGGCGTCGGGCAGGAAGGCGAGCGCGTCGAGCGGGGCGCCGGCCGCGACGGCCGCCTGCGCGGCGCAGTTAGCGCTGGGCGCGTCCGCGTCGCGCACGCGGTAGGTGTACAGCACGTCGGGCAGGTTCGCGAGGTCGGCGGCGCGGGCGAGGCGCAGCCAGAGGTCGTAGTCCTGCGCCCGGGTGCAGCGCTCGTCGTACCCGCCGACTGCCAGGACGGCGTCGCGGCGCAGCATCATCGAGCCGTGGCAGAAGACGTTCTCGAGCAGCAGGCGCCAGCGGGTCTCGCGCGGGTCGGTCGGGGGCAGGACGCGGTCGATGCGCGCGCCGTCGGGCCCGACGCGTTCGTACGCCGTGCCCAGCGCCGCGAGGTTCGGCGCGGCGTGCATCGCGGCGGCCTGTCGCGCGAGGCGGTCGGGCGGGCAGCGGTCGTCGGCGTCCATGCGCGCGACGAGCGCGTGCCGGGCGCGGCGGAGGGCCTCGTTGAGCCCGGCGGCGAGGTTGGCGCCGGGCAACTCGATGACCCGGGCGCGCGGGTCGCTCCCCGCGAGGTCGCGGGCGGTGCGGGCGGTGGGGGCGTCGGCGCCGTTGAGGACGAGCAGGATCTCGAGATCGACGTCGCGCTGCGCGGCGATGCACGCGAAGGCCTCGGCGAGGCCGCCGTCGTCGCGGTGAACCGGGAGCGCTACCGACACGCCTGGAGTCATGCCGGGTACTTATCGGCCGTGCGGGGCGGGGGGGAAAACTCCGAAGGCCAGTTCCCGGAGCGCCGATAACTCGGATCGGAGGACCCATGACGACCCTGGCCACAGCGAGCACGACCGGTCCCGCGGCCTCCACGGGCACGCCGACGGGCGAGCCCCGGTACGCGACGGCGTACCGCTACACCGACCGCGAGACCAAGGCGCGGTACATCGCGGAGAAGTACGCCCCGATCCTGCACGGGAGCGTGCTCGACGTCGGGTGCGACAAGGCGCCGCTGCGGGCGCTGGTCGCGAGCCCGTCCCGCTACACGGGCGTCGACATGGCGCCGGGGTCGGACATCGTGCTGAACCTGGACGCGAGCCCGCTGCCCCTCGCAAACCGGTCGTACGACACGGTGGTGTGCACGGACGTGCTGGAGCACCTGGAGCGCTGTCACGGGGTGTTCGACGAGCTCTGCCGCGTCGCGAACGGGCACGTGGTCGTCTCGCTCCCGAACCCCGTGCGCTGCCTGCTGGACGCGCTGCGCGACGGGGCGAAGGGGCGGCTGAAGTACTACGGGCTGCCGTCGCAGCCGCCGCCCGACCGGCACCGCTGGTTCTTCGGCGCGGAGGACGCGCGGGCGTTCGTCGAGACCGGGGCCGCCCGCAACGGGTTCGACGTCGAGCAGATGGACTTTGAGAGCGTGGGCAATCTGTCGTGGATCGTCAACGGGACGGACGTGATGGACTCGCTGAACCTGCGCCTGGGCACGATGTGGGCGGTGCTCCGCCGGGCGTAGAGGGCGCGCCGGCCGGCCGGCTGGCCAGCGCGCCGTGCACGAACCCGAGCAGCGACCGGGCGAACACGCGGTGGGTGTAGCGCGTGCGCACGCGCGACGCGATGCCCGACGAGCGCGCACGCCGCCACGCGCCGTCGCCGATCGCGCGCTCCGCGAGGCGTTCGAGCCCGGGTGCGTCGCGGAACGCGCCCTCGCCC
Protein-coding regions in this window:
- a CDS encoding glycosyltransferase, translating into MTPPPLVSVVVPLFNSASTVRDTLASLRAQSLRDWHCIVVDDGSTDDGPALVRALAQDDARLELVHQANRGLAGARNAGLPRCRGRYVYFLDADDLALPGALAALVDACERTPRATGAAYGGIEFRDERATLLDASPHEARHDVGLHELLAGNPFIVHSTMLRRDLLGDDRFDERLRVGEDYDLWLRLASRGVRWAGTPALVAGYRLRARSLSRDFGAMLRVGQSSVRGGFARARLAPGPACDASPARERAVLARLALDYATMAAVAPGGDARLALGVMRDGLAPDDGFAPGTLEPDAFAAALYWGVLYGRCERPFLRPTDGLPAWWALAERWWDVCAASGMLRDPRGTRRAAAARLLDPVAIADRLLDRVPGPGVTVVGCGRNGRALIARAIERSLRVRVRDDRPPGALGALPPGVEPEPMDAPWGLPPVVTPLHDEALAPRFPGAPRWRDALAALVREAVASRDPREAAA
- a CDS encoding glycosyltransferase, giving the protein MTPLVSSIIPAFNAEATLARALDSLLAQSVPAWEAIVVDDGSTDGTGALARAYAARDRRIRVVSQPNAGPSIARNQGIGLASGAFVYFLDADDWLLPAGFEGLLGGAGAGDAACGATLLCDPAGRTLHRIAAGPGVVDEHRLALGNALCTGSHLVRRARYDAEKFDPARRAAEDFDLWSRLAARGLRWTPVDADVSVHRVMPAGLSSDVAGMLRAVREILSRSRERLALEPAGRAARAGAPARAALEFCTLRAAGDATPERAVDMWRADPTLDAPGVISPAHTADAARWAPVLVRAVHESSASAWEVWPGVLRWWRACERAGWGAPGFARDAAACLAPLLVAPEAIMDALLHGLEPPDAVLVAGYGTNGRLLVDAARARGLDVDIHDDRLPAGAGASAAVASQAGASAPAFPPSGPEGLSHHSASRPQDSLRPKDPLRPDTRAVIVTPLDDERLASRWAGDLRLRRWRVVRDELAATIDGRLATLLDAVS
- a CDS encoding glycosyltransferase, whose protein sequence is MSVALPVHRDDGGLAEAFACIAAQRDVDLEILLVLNGADAPTARTARDLAGSDPRARVIELPGANLAAGLNEALRRARHALVARMDADDRCPPDRLARQAAAMHAAPNLAALGTAYERVGPDGARIDRVLPPTDPRETRWRLLLENVFCHGSMMLRRDAVLAVGGYDERCTRAQDYDLWLRLARAADLANLPDVLYTYRVRDADAPSANCAAQAAVAAGAPLDALAFLPDAPDPQARRALRDALARQIAANAPDPDAIGALLTRDGPSREGIHAYLLAHWRRAGALHHAADAGRVACLRDVGRHMRDAGAREVTLWGAGAGAAWIIDRQHDLALPIAAIVDDAPPDTTRHGLRVSRPDSLAPGAHVLIASERFADAIWRASEPHRARGVHVWRLAPVRGPRAEAAR
- a CDS encoding glycosyltransferase family 4 protein — translated: MGRGIADCLVLVFTEGVSLRAWANLGMLEREWALYRALGPQYGRLVLVTYGGRDDRAALEPELTPEESSKLTVVSNEDGLSPAEYLRTVPARVRAAVAGCESVVVKTNQMQGGEAAVEITRALRASGCAAGLIARGGYLWTRFVAHEHGPQSAAALSAAQRERALCQAADIVVGTTGDMVDDLAWRYGLEPSRCVVVPNYVLLDVEPRASEDREPGTLLYAGQLSKRKNVDLLVRAVALLPEERRRNVVLEIIGEGDQRGALEKLAKELGAPVRFRSRIPHRELVERMSRCTAYVQSSELEGHPKTVLEAMAAGAPVLVVKAPGLAEVVTHGMNGLRVDADPQALATAIEELLNDAEWRDMLGCSAARTVRNEVGLPRIVEVETEVHKRALAHASRSALRVSA
- a CDS encoding methyltransferase domain-containing protein; amino-acid sequence: MTTLATASTTGPAASTGTPTGEPRYATAYRYTDRETKARYIAEKYAPILHGSVLDVGCDKAPLRALVASPSRYTGVDMAPGSDIVLNLDASPLPLANRSYDTVVCTDVLEHLERCHGVFDELCRVANGHVVVSLPNPVRCLLDALRDGAKGRLKYYGLPSQPPPDRHRWFFGAEDARAFVETGAARNGFDVEQMDFESVGNLSWIVNGTDVMDSLNLRLGTMWAVLRRA
- a CDS encoding glycosyltransferase family A protein; the protein is MPDRPAVEFVVPAYNAADTLADTLRSLVAQSEPRWRAVVVDDGGQDNPEAVVGEINDPRIRIERRTNGGLAAARNTGYRSTTAPAICFLDADDLVEPDFARRMLARLRDADAAACWFRYVGPMLDDLGWTYRVGEHDLHTDRLAGMNPLGVGGVVVRRDALDRVRGGGAVFDESLPVVEDWDLWLRLDAIGARWAIEPAALFVCRLRAQSLSAGVERMWREGLRVVRTSAAAAARRAGLDERALERRWHLRHLARGVAADDAGLVRAIRAELGPLTADDDAELVGALREAFCRRHAVGEHDAGMRAAAWRATIARCLPDRPALAPRVSWTPGRWATIARRAAAAVPAGGTLVIYGLGLNGRAALDALADGPVPVAAIDDHPGAHCPVPRLGVHDLTSSHRVLVTPDRRETIVSRLREAGIDRVLLPEMFEDEPARRAS